A part of Vibrio sp. B1FLJ16 genomic DNA contains:
- the sspA gene encoding stringent starvation protein SspA, producing the protein MAVAANKRSVMTLFSSASDLYSHQVRIVLAEKGVSVEVELVDEANLPAELIELNPYKSVPTLVDRELALYDSKIIMEYLDERFPHPPLMPVYPVARGNSRLMMYRIERNWYSLADKIVKGNVEESEKARTKLRNDLLTLAPIFAEYEYFMSEEFSLIDCYLAPLLWRLPQLGIELIGPGSKEIKVYMNRVFERDSFLASLTEAEREMRLVR; encoded by the coding sequence ATGGCTGTAGCTGCCAACAAACGTTCTGTAATGACTCTTTTCTCAAGTGCATCAGATTTATATAGCCATCAGGTTCGCATTGTACTAGCTGAAAAAGGTGTAAGTGTTGAAGTTGAGCTTGTTGATGAAGCAAACCTTCCTGCTGAGCTTATTGAGCTAAACCCATATAAATCAGTGCCAACTCTTGTTGATCGCGAGCTCGCGCTTTACGACTCAAAAATCATCATGGAGTACTTGGACGAGCGTTTTCCTCATCCACCGCTAATGCCGGTTTACCCTGTTGCTCGTGGTAACAGCCGCCTGATGATGTACCGTATCGAACGCAACTGGTATTCACTAGCTGACAAAATCGTTAAAGGTAATGTGGAAGAATCAGAAAAAGCACGTACGAAACTTCGTAACGACCTTCTGACTCTGGCACCAATCTTTGCTGAATACGAATACTTCATGAGTGAAGAATTCAGCCTGATCGATTGTTACCTAGCTCCACTGTTGTGGCGTTTGCCTCAACTTGGTATCGAGCTTATCGGTCCGGGTTCAAAAGAGATCAAGGTTTACATGAACCGTGTATTCGAGCGTGATTCTTTCCTTGCGTCATTAACTGAAGCTGAACGTGAAATGCGTCTGGTTCGTTAA
- a CDS encoding YraN family protein produces the protein MGLFSKRQIGTQYETLAKQFLLRQGLRFLDQNFLTKVGEIDLIFQQDETIVFVEVKYRKNDRYGSAAEMVTYAKMRKLVKTAQIWLSRQKHLGHTIDYRFDVIAIHDSGRDINWIQNAISEG, from the coding sequence GTGGGGCTCTTTAGTAAACGCCAAATAGGAACTCAATATGAAACCCTGGCTAAGCAGTTTCTGCTGCGCCAGGGTTTGCGCTTTCTAGATCAAAATTTTCTGACAAAAGTCGGGGAAATTGACTTAATCTTTCAACAAGATGAAACTATCGTCTTCGTTGAAGTCAAATACCGTAAGAACGATCGTTATGGCTCAGCCGCAGAAATGGTCACTTACGCAAAAATGCGCAAATTGGTTAAAACTGCACAAATTTGGCTCAGCCGTCAAAAACACCTGGGACATACCATTGATTATCGGTTTGATGTCATCGCCATTCACGACAGTGGCAGAGATATCAACTGGATACAAAACGCAATATCTGAAGGATAA
- a CDS encoding cytochrome bc complex cytochrome b subunit — protein sequence MQALLDWVEKRIPAMNAYKKHLSEYPMPKNFNFWYLFGSLAMLVLVNQILTGIWLTMNYVPSGEGAFASVEYIMRDVEYGWLLRYMHSTGASAFFVVVYLHMFRGLIYGSYQKPRELLWIFGMLIFLVLMAEAFMGYLLPWGQMSYWGAQVIISLFGAIPVIGDDLTLWIRGDYIISGATLNRFFALHVIALPIVLLLLVVLHVLALHEVGSNNPDGIETKLPKGTMGDDYQTQFKFHDYYSKKYDIIDSIPFHPYGTVKDLVGVAGFLFLFCYVLFFNPEMGGYFLEPPNFEAANPLKTPEHIAPVWYFTPFYAILRAVPDKLLGVILMGASIAVLFVLPWLDRCKVRSYRYRSKIHLLNIIQFTIAFIALGILGALPATPLYTLLSQIFSLCYFMFFVLLFFYSKNEATKPLPERVTFK from the coding sequence ATGCAAGCACTGTTAGACTGGGTAGAAAAACGTATTCCAGCCATGAATGCTTACAAGAAGCATTTGTCTGAATACCCGATGCCGAAGAACTTCAACTTTTGGTACCTTTTTGGTTCTCTGGCTATGTTGGTTCTGGTTAACCAAATCCTTACCGGTATTTGGCTAACGATGAACTACGTTCCTTCTGGTGAAGGTGCGTTTGCGTCTGTTGAATACATCATGCGTGATGTTGAGTACGGCTGGTTGTTGCGTTACATGCACTCTACCGGCGCTTCAGCATTCTTTGTTGTTGTCTACCTGCACATGTTCCGTGGTCTTATCTACGGCTCTTACCAGAAACCTCGTGAACTACTGTGGATCTTCGGTATGTTGATCTTCCTGGTTCTGATGGCGGAAGCTTTCATGGGTTACTTACTACCATGGGGGCAGATGTCATACTGGGGTGCACAGGTAATCATTTCACTGTTTGGTGCGATTCCAGTTATCGGTGATGATTTAACGCTTTGGATCCGTGGTGACTACATCATCTCTGGTGCAACGCTGAACCGTTTCTTCGCACTTCACGTTATTGCACTACCAATCGTACTACTTCTTCTGGTAGTTCTTCACGTGTTGGCACTGCATGAAGTAGGCTCGAACAACCCTGACGGTATCGAAACTAAACTGCCAAAAGGCACGATGGGCGACGATTACCAGACACAGTTCAAGTTCCACGATTACTACTCTAAGAAATACGACATCATTGACTCTATTCCTTTCCATCCGTATGGCACGGTTAAGGATTTGGTTGGTGTTGCCGGCTTCTTGTTCTTATTCTGTTATGTGCTGTTCTTTAACCCGGAAATGGGTGGATACTTCCTTGAGCCGCCTAACTTTGAAGCAGCAAACCCTCTGAAGACACCTGAGCACATTGCTCCTGTATGGTACTTCACGCCGTTCTACGCAATCTTGCGTGCGGTTCCTGACAAGCTATTGGGTGTTATCCTGATGGGCGCGTCTATTGCAGTACTGTTCGTTCTTCCGTGGTTGGATCGCTGTAAAGTACGTTCGTACCGTTACCGTAGCAAGATCCACCTGCTGAATATTATTCAGTTCACTATCGCCTTTATTGCTCTTGGTATTTTAGGTGCACTGCCGGCAACGCCGCTGTACACACTACTATCTCAGATCTTTAGCTTGTGTTACTTCATGTTCTTTGTACTGCTGTTCTTCTACAGCAAAAATGAAGCAACCAAACCATTACCAGAGAGGGTGACATTCAAATGA
- a CDS encoding phosphoheptose isomerase: protein MLDSIKDSFTESIQIQIAAAEALPDAITHAAQAMVSSLLNGNKILCCGNGGSASNAQQFVSCLLNRFETERPSLPAMALTADNTTLTAVANDYHYQEIFSKQVRAFGQPGDILLALSTSGNSKNIIKAMEAAVTRDMTIIALTGKDGGEMAGLLGENDVEIRIPSHRTARIHEVHLLTLHCLCDLIDQVLFPAHEE from the coding sequence ATGCTAGACAGCATTAAAGACAGCTTTACAGAAAGTATTCAAATTCAAATTGCGGCAGCAGAAGCGCTGCCAGATGCCATTACTCATGCCGCCCAAGCTATGGTTTCGAGTTTACTCAATGGCAACAAAATACTCTGTTGTGGTAACGGTGGCAGTGCCTCTAATGCGCAACAGTTTGTTTCTTGCCTTTTAAACCGTTTTGAAACTGAGCGTCCTAGCCTGCCAGCGATGGCCCTCACTGCAGACAATACAACGTTAACCGCAGTAGCCAATGACTACCATTACCAGGAAATTTTTTCTAAACAGGTACGTGCGTTTGGCCAGCCGGGTGACATTCTTCTGGCACTTTCAACCAGCGGTAACAGTAAAAACATCATCAAAGCAATGGAAGCGGCGGTAACCCGTGATATGACGATCATCGCGCTGACAGGAAAAGATGGTGGTGAGATGGCCGGTTTACTGGGTGAAAATGATGTGGAAATTCGCATCCCTTCTCACCGAACGGCTCGCATTCATGAGGTTCACCTGCTGACTTTACACTGCTTATGTGATCTCATTGACCAGGTCCTTTTCCCTGCCCACGAAGAATAA
- a CDS encoding BON domain-containing protein — MRSLVILFTVLNLSGCAGLFIAGAATTATIVTDTRTTKQIWQDNNIEFEVAAIGNKQPFKGNTRVFASSYNGTVVLMGQAPTQALINDLGNRTRQLPGVKVIHNQMKAKEPLSVTQISNDSWITTKVKSALLTDDQLNGVKVKVITEDSEVFLFGYVTREQGERATDIARHVTGVKQVIKGFQYGDVESVN, encoded by the coding sequence ATGCGTAGCCTTGTCATTTTATTTACTGTGCTGAATCTCAGTGGTTGTGCTGGCCTGTTTATCGCAGGTGCAGCTACCACAGCGACCATTGTCACAGACACACGTACTACCAAGCAGATATGGCAGGATAACAACATTGAGTTTGAAGTTGCCGCAATTGGTAATAAACAACCGTTCAAAGGAAATACTCGCGTATTTGCCAGTTCTTACAACGGTACGGTCGTTCTAATGGGTCAGGCCCCGACTCAGGCACTCATCAATGACCTTGGCAACAGAACCCGCCAATTACCCGGGGTCAAAGTCATTCATAACCAGATGAAGGCTAAAGAACCACTCAGCGTTACTCAAATCAGCAACGATAGTTGGATCACCACAAAAGTGAAGTCAGCACTGCTTACTGACGACCAGCTAAATGGTGTGAAAGTAAAAGTGATCACTGAAGACAGTGAGGTCTTTTTGTTTGGCTATGTAACAAGAGAGCAAGGTGAGCGCGCGACGGATATTGCCCGTCATGTAACTGGTGTGAAACAGGTCATTAAAGGCTTTCAATACGGTGACGTGGAATCAGTGAATTAA
- the sspB gene encoding ClpXP protease specificity-enhancing factor — MDIAKMTARRPYMLRAFYDWLVDNDLTPHLVVDATMPGVRVPVEFIQDGQIILNIAPRAVGNLELGNDAITFHARFSGRPHSVIVPMYAVQAIYARENGAGTMFEPEEAYDHIEEETVEEEQAPLFTTVSDDLPQDTNSEPAEEEAEAPRPKGKPSLRVIK; from the coding sequence ATGGATATTGCAAAAATGACTGCTCGCCGTCCGTATATGCTTCGCGCATTTTACGACTGGCTGGTAGACAATGACTTAACTCCTCATTTGGTTGTTGATGCAACCATGCCTGGTGTACGTGTACCTGTTGAGTTTATTCAGGATGGTCAGATTATCTTGAATATTGCACCTCGTGCCGTTGGTAATCTCGAGTTGGGTAATGATGCGATTACCTTCCATGCCCGCTTTAGTGGACGTCCGCACTCGGTAATTGTACCTATGTATGCGGTTCAGGCTATTTACGCGCGCGAAAATGGTGCGGGTACCATGTTTGAGCCGGAAGAGGCTTACGATCACATTGAAGAGGAAACAGTGGAAGAAGAGCAAGCACCACTGTTTACCACTGTGAGTGATGACTTACCTCAGGATACGAATTCTGAGCCTGCCGAGGAAGAGGCTGAAGCTCCTCGTCCGAAAGGCAAACCAAGCTTAAGAGTAATTAAGTAG
- a CDS encoding cytochrome c1 has protein sequence MKKWIVILFAMLPSLAMAAGASVPLDKAHVDLTDKASLQNGAKLFMNYCFGCHSTQYQRYERVATDLEIPADLMKENLIFNPEAKIGDLMVNSMPPKQAANWFGAPPPDLTLVARVRGADWLYTYLRSFYVDPSRPFGVNNIVFPSVGMPHVLEELQGIPTPVYGTKHVDGEEVQIVVGTETDGTGELSTGEYDKAVGDLVNFLVYSGDPVQLERHSIGWWVMGFLVILTIIVVLLKKEYWRDVH, from the coding sequence ATGAAGAAGTGGATTGTAATTCTATTTGCTATGTTGCCATCTCTAGCGATGGCAGCGGGTGCCAGCGTGCCTCTAGATAAAGCGCACGTGGACTTAACGGATAAAGCTTCGCTGCAAAACGGCGCGAAGCTATTCATGAACTACTGTTTTGGCTGTCACTCAACGCAATACCAGCGTTATGAGCGTGTCGCAACAGATTTGGAAATACCAGCAGACCTGATGAAGGAGAACCTGATTTTCAACCCAGAGGCGAAAATCGGTGATCTGATGGTTAACTCTATGCCACCTAAGCAAGCGGCAAACTGGTTTGGTGCTCCGCCACCGGATTTGACCCTGGTTGCTCGTGTTCGTGGTGCTGACTGGTTATACACATACTTACGCTCTTTCTACGTGGATCCATCTCGTCCGTTTGGCGTGAACAACATTGTATTCCCGAGTGTTGGTATGCCACATGTACTCGAAGAGCTGCAAGGTATTCCAACGCCAGTTTACGGTACGAAGCATGTTGACGGTGAAGAAGTACAAATTGTTGTTGGTACAGAAACAGACGGTACTGGTGAGCTGAGCACTGGCGAATACGACAAAGCGGTAGGCGATCTGGTTAACTTCTTAGTTTATTCTGGTGACCCGGTGCAGTTAGAGCGTCACTCAATTGGTTGGTGGGTAATGGGCTTCCTAGTTATCCTTACTATCATTGTTGTGCTGCTGAAGAAAGAGTATTGGCGTGATGTGCATTAA